GGGTTTGGGGGGGGGTCAGTCTCTTGGTATATAACAACATACACAGCCTATTTTCACAATCACTCTTAGACTGATTAGTCATGGCAGTCTACCCCAACACAACAAGTAAGTGAATATTTTCCTTTTGGTAGATACTTGCCAGCTGTTACTTGTTATCACTTCCAGGAGATGATACTTTAGCACATAAAATGATAAAACTGTCAGAcccatattttgttgtttttccatAAACAGCTAAGgaatacagtattttttattaatactttatatgaacaatattaaaatatttagtaaTGCATGATAACAAAAGCAGTGTTTTTCTTAAACAGCTGAAGACTACTCCTCCTACATTGCCCTAAATTCAAGTGATGTGTGCCAGACCTGCAACAAAAACAATGTAATGGCTTTCAATCAAGTCTTTCTCCCTACACTCTATAGCATCATCTTCATTGTGGGGTTCATATATACTTATGATACTTATACTTATTTTACCTGCTGTAACTTCAAGAAGATGGTGCTTtagcacaaaataaaatgataacacTGTCCCATATTATGTTGTTTTCAGCTGAGGACTTCAATATGTTCATTACtactttatataaaaatatttaattatttagtgATGCATGataataaaagcagtgttttTCTTAGACAGCTGAAGACTACTCCTACTACTATGACCAAAATACAAGAGAGGTGTACCAGCTCTGCAACAACAGCAATGTAATGGCCTTTGGCAGAGTCTTCCTCCCTATACTCTACAGCATTGTCTTCATCATGGGGTTCATCGGCAACAGCCTATTGTTGTGTGTCCTGGTCAAGTACCACAATAGTTTCAACATGTCAGATGTATGCCTCTTCAACCTGGCCCTTTCAGAcctcctctttcttctctcaTTGCCTTTCTGGGCTCACTATGCCGCCATCACTCAGTGGGTCTTTGGGAGCTTCATGTGCCATGCAGTGACAGCGCTTTATATGCTAGGATTCTATGGAAGTATCTTCATTATGACCCTCATGACCATAGACTACTATGCAGTCATTGTCCACACCTATACCTCTCTCTTCTCCAAGCACCGAGATGTCAGAGTTAGCATAGCTTTGGTTTTGTTTATGTGGACACTTAGCCTGGGAGCTTCTCTGCCAATCATCATTTTCTCAAAAGTTAACAACTCAACTGAAACAAATGTATGGACATGTAGGGTGGAATATCCAGAAGGGACATTGTGGAGGTCATTCTCTTACATCGAGCTGAACATCCTTGGCTTCATTATTCCTCTGTCACTGATGGTGTTAAGCTACTCGCGCATCATCCCCATCTTAATAGCCATGAAGTCTCATCAGAAACATTACACTGTCAGACTCATGCTGGTCTTAGTcagtgttttcttcctcttctggaCGCCTTACAATATTGTCATCTTCCTGAAGTTCCTGCATCAACTGGGTTATATGAACACCTGTCAGTGGAATCAGGACCTGAACATGGCTATGCAGTGGGTGGAAACCATAGCGTTCACTCACTGCTGCATCAACCCCATCATCTATGCCTTTGTGGGACAGAGATTCAgaaatttatttctaaagatCCTGAAAGAGTGGTTTCCTCTTTGCTTTGGCCAGTGCCCAACAAGCGTCAATCAGTTATCAGAGACGGGGAACTTCTCACGTTCCTCAATTTCCAGCACAAAGATTGTTTAGCTATAAGTAGGCAAAAAGGCAGCAGTTGAAACCCCATTTCCCTTGTGCTCTTATGTTTAATAAgcgattaaataaaaaaaaaacatgctattATTACAAAAAAGCAGTGTGGTCATttcaatataaatgaatataagtTGAATATAAATGAAGGTGGTTTTTATTTGGGAATCCAGGAAACTATctgtatacattttaaatgttattgttttgttttaactcAGGTTAAAATCATCATTTATCTGCTGCACCTTGTGCAAATCAGTAAAACTAATTAAGTGTTGATGTTTGGCAGAGGCCAGGAGTTTGTTCCAAGTGTTccaagaaaaaaatatctaaaataaaacCTATGTAAACTGACCTATACAGCTCAGTAAGTTTCTAGTGTGTGCAACACAAAGATAGGATCAGTGATAAtagaacaacaacagaaaaaacagTAATAAGATAAGAACACAAGATAACATATAGACGTCACTGATTAATGAAGTGAAGTAAATCTTTTGAGGCCATATGCTAATATATGGAgaccataatataatatttagaaaCCATAAAAATAGTGGTCATGAGATCCTGAGGATTATATTTGTCAGCAGCAGACAGGAAAAGTTTATTTGCTTTGAGAATTTACTTAAGGTGCTGTGAGCTAATGTTACATTCATGTCACAATGGCAGTTGACCCTAGCATTTATTAATGCAATTTTTCATCAATGGCTTAAGTTTAGCTGCAGCTACAGGGGAAGCTGATTTTATCCCCTCATGTAACATGTAACAACTTATTTCCTCATAAACAACCAAGAACAATTCTGCTTAtgaaaaataacacacaagAACCAAAAACCTGGTGTTGTGTGTCCTGGTCAAGTGCCACAAAAGGTCCAACATATCAGATGTGTGCCTCTTTAACCTGATATTTTTTCAGGcttcctcttccttcttcaTGTGGCATgcagaggtaccggagcattcgggccctcacaaccagactgtgtaacagtttctttcctcaagccattaggctcctcaacacccgggactgaactgttctacactctcacacacactctcactcaggactgaactgttctacactctctcacacacacacacacacactctcactcaggactgagctgtatactaactctctgtctctcacacacagatacacacactctctcttgactgtgtggacacaaacacacacacacataatttatactgttcattacttactgcactacctctacctgtcatccgctgctatagttatacttatgtttattctatttgcactacctcaaccgctgctgtgtatttttgcacaatatttttgcacaatacttttttttttctacatcatttcactttatctattttatttcacttacattccagtacacgttcttttatttcctttcagcgctaagtgtcctgtgttcttttgtgttgtctttattgtatttattgtcttttttgcactgtcttgtctatgctctgttcgcacctagctgcacactgtgcactttacgtggctaagacaaacttctgtcctagctctgtggtgttgtttgttgttttgtattgtactagtagttgtatgtttatgtagcaccaggtcctggagaaacgttgtttcatttcactatgtactgcgccagctatatgtggttgaaatgacaataaaagcttcttgaatcttgaatcttgaatgcaGTGACGGTGCTCTACATGCTGGGATTCTATGGACGCATCTTCTTTATGGTCCTCTGTCAGAACTAGCATaaccctgttttttttgtggacCCTTAGCCTAGGAGCTGCCAAACATCATTTTTGTGAAGTGAAGAATAAATCAGATGGATTAACATGAAGTATGGAATATCCAGAAGAAACTGCATGGAGGTCATTCATTTACATCAAGCTAAATGTCCTCAGCCTGATCATTCCTCTCTCACTGATGGTGTTTTGCTATTCATGTATTCCCCATCTTAATGACTATCAAGTATCAGAAGAAACACAAAGAAGACACACAAAATCCTAACATGGCTATGTAGTGGATGGACTGAACCATAGCGTTCAGTCACTGCTGCCTCAACCCCATCATCTTTGGCAGGGGTCTTCAACTGAAATTGCTTGAGGTCCAGTAAATGAACCTGGACAATAATATACCTAAAACATGAATTGATGCTCTTAGCCATTAGTGTAGATAATGTTTTTCATAGAACAAAATATATGTCTCATAAGGATTAACttgtatttttgtatgtatAAACAGACATAAGAAATCCTTCACAAAATGTATCTTATTTTAATGCTGTTGACATCTAATGCTGTTAACGCCtttgtagtattttttttattaaaagaggtttattgatttatttttttgtgtgttcaaGTGTGCTGAAGTACATTTCCTCCTACTGCAAGTAGAAAAGCCAAACCTAACTCAGTCTCTTGTTATATAACAACAAGCAAAGCCTACTTTCACAATCACTCTTGGACCGATGAATCATGGATACGGTCTACTCCAACACAATAAGTAAGtgaatattttaatactttttgcAGTTACTCGCCAGCTGTTACTTGTTATCTCTGGTCTTAATCAGTAAAGTGTCTCTAACATTTTTTAAGCATTAAAACTCACAACTGATGAATGCTTACCAGAGGAGATGCTGCTAAAATTACTGTAAGTGTCCATAAATAAAGAATAGAGTGAAAGTAATGCTTTGCAATTGACAATGTAATACATTAAGTAATCTTTTAGGAAAGTAATCACAAAATAATAAAGCATATGCATGTACAGACTATTAGTTATTAACTTTTAAACAACCATATGATtgagataatttttttttttacaagtgtGACCTGGCTAAGAAGGACatgaaatgaaagacacaaCTATTAAATATTGTAGAAACAACTTGCAACACGGCTACACAAGTTATATCCACACTGTAACTAAATGTTGTAAGAAAACGGCCAAATTCTAACAGTGATATACCATTGTCCTGTAAAACGGCACTTTACTGTAGAAAACAATGCATTCTGAGAAGTGTTTATGTGCAGCTTGTCTGTTTCCCATAAAATACTTTAATGTACTATAAGCAGCAATGCTTTATGGGAGTGATGTTGGAATCAGCAGTACAGAACCTGCGCAAATACGAAACGGTGTATTTCTCAACGTGGCATGCACAACAGAAACTGAGCCAAATCTGGACATTCTTTTCGAAGAGTATCCATCTGAATCCCGTACTCTAGGAGCACATTACATGGTgagttaaattacatttttttcctgtttgcttATTAACTATTAGTGAGTAAAGAAACTACAACAGGTCAGTAAGCTTACAGTTCAGAAAACTAGTTTGTGGTCTTCTTGCTGTGCTGTAACTGGCCAGTAACTTGCAGCACActgacttttttgttttattgtttggtAGGCTGCTTACTGAATAGTTCAAATAAGTTagtcatgtttttctttgttcagTCGACTGGTGGCTAGAAgcattattgtgtttttgttttgcaggATTTTGTAGTTTCTGTTCTCTTTTCTGTGTAAATTCATATTAACACATTTCCTGTGTGCCTTTGTCTAAAAGACATAAATCTGGTGGTTTACTTTGGCTTAgttgtgtggggaaaaaaagaaattatttccTGGGAAGCAGGGCTTTGCTAGGGTTGGAAGAGATAAGGGGCTTAGTCCTCTGAGACTATGACTCAGCAAGAAAACAGAGAACGCTTTTCAAAatatcagcatttttttttagaagtaaTTAGAGATACCAAATGAACAATATGGTCCACTACTAtatgtttaaacattttaaacatagaaaaagaaattcaaacacagtgttaaaaaaacactgcattGTCTTATATGTCCTTTGTCTATAAAAAGttatgtctgtctttttgtcttagtttaatttcatttagGTGGAAGACTGTCTCCTTGACTTGAGTGTAGCAAATCTGCCTATTACTCTTGCAGGCTCAAATGAATTAACAGATTCTTTCTCAATTGACAAGATGGCAAGGTTGTGGAGTCTTACCTGATCCATGGTTCACCTCAACCCTGTGTGCAGGCATCATAGGGCACTAAATGATCACTTGTACAGCTGCAGAAGTTTTTTTAAGAGAGGGAAACATGTCACAGTTCAGCAAGTGGTATACAGTCAGCATACAGTTTGGAATGCTACCTTACGTCTTCTTTTTCCATAGATAATTTTTTGCCAcaaatattttttctgtatGAAGCTCTATATTGTAATGCAGTTCAACATCACTGGGAAGACCTTGTGACAAGAAGGATTGGGAGGATGGGTAACAGGCCTGCACACCCTTCAGATTACTATGTCTTACACTTGAAAATCTTTGACTGAGCTCACTAATCATCCGATCCACAAAAGGGAAGTACACATGATTTTCAGATAATCAAAATCCCCTAGATCAGCACCAACCACACCACGAATTGAATCAACAAAAATTATGAATTAGCTTTTGTTTGCGTCAAGGAAGTGAAAACTAATGATCCATGTTATTTTCCTGACAAATAGCCTTTGCCCTGTTAATACCAGCTTTGTGCCATGTAATCAGTTCTGCTTCAGACAAATCCAGATTTATTCTTTGTAGACATCTGTGCAACGCATCCGTGATAGACAGTAAACTCTTAAAAATTACCATCATGTAGACAACAGCAAACTTGAACAACTTCATCCTGAAGCCAACAACCACAGGTGTCCCAGTTTCTTCGAGACAGAGTAAGACAGCACTGTAGTTTTCTAGCATTGCATTAACAGACGCAAGCTGACAGGACAAATGCGTTTTCGAAAGCTGAACAAATTCATGGCCATGTAGACCAAGTTGTTTCTGTACAGCAATCAACTTCTCATGGTTTACAAGAAAGGTGTTGAAAAAAGTGTAAATGGATTCTAGGCAGTCAAAAAAAATTCTTGAATGACCCTGCATGTGTATCACAAGACAAGGTTTAGTTCATGTCCATAGCAGTGTATATAAATGGCTTCCTGATGTTTAGCTAGGAAAAGAGCCTTCACACCACCAGATACCCACACATCACAGATGCTACGTCTGAGATACACGTCACATTTCCCAGTTTGTTGGCATCAAGCAGTGCTTCAATTGTGTTTGTAATTGTCTTTACATCAAAGACTTTTAGGTCTTGAAGGCCCAGGACCCATCACTTTACCATCCGAGTTGACATATCGTACACAAACAGCTGGATGTTCTGTCTTGCCATGTCTTGCCTCATCTGCAACTGAATAACCGAATTCCTTTTCTCTTCAGTAATCTTCTCAGAAAAGCactgaatgaatttattttgaGTGACCGGAGAGAGATAGATGTAATTAGAAGCAGCTGTGTAATTCTGAAGAACGGGTCAAACTGAGAAAGAAGTTTGAAGCACTCCAAGAAATTTCCTTGATTCTCACTGGTCTATTTTTCACAATGCCCTCGTAAATGGGATACCTTGCCATGCTAGAAATCCTATTACTGCAACAATGTGACTTAAATATTCACGCCTTTCTTGGAATTCAGTTACATTGGCCAAGTTCAGCTGCATTCATATATCACCACGCTGTTTTGTACGTTTGTAGCCTTGCTATGAAACTATGCCAGCAGCAtgaacagtgttttttttcatgTCTTCTAAATGAACTGAGGTCTTTCTTCCTATTTTTATAGTCCTGACTCTACAGTTTATCACTGTTAGTTCAAATATGTtcgaatataaatattttattatatcttttcatgggACCACCCTGAAGAAATGAGACTctgctacagtgtaaagtagtgagtgtacagcctgtataacagtgtaaatttgctgtcccctcaaaataactcaacacatagccattaatgtctaaactgttggcaacaaaagtgagtacacccctaagtggaaatgtctaaattgggcccaattagccatttaccctccccggtgtcatgtgacttgttaatgttacaaggtctcaggtgtgaatggggagcaggtgtgttaaatttggtgttttcgctctcacactctctcatactggtcactggaagttcaacatggcacctcatggcaaaaaactctctgaggatctgaaaaaaagaattgttgctctacataaagatggcctaggctataagaagattgccaagaccctgaaactgagctgcagcacggtgggccaGACCATACaacggttttacaggacaggttccattcggaacaggcctcgccatggtccaccaaagaagttgagtgcatgtgctcagcgtcatatccggaggttgtctttgggaaatagacctatgagtgctgccagcattgctgcagaggttgaaggggtggaggtctcagcctgtcagtgctcagaccatacgccacacactgcatcaaattggtctgcatggctgtcgtcccagagggaagcctctactaaagatgatgcacaagaaaacccgcatacagtttgctgaagatcctgtggtccgatgagatcaagataaacttatttggttcagatggtgtcaagtgtgtgtggcggcaaccaggtgaggagtacaaagacaagtgtgccttgcctacagtcaagcatggtggtgggagtgtcatggtctgggcctgcatgagtgctgctggcactGGGGAGCAACAGTTCATTGAGGCAACCATGAATACCAatatgtactgtgacatactgaagcagagcatgatccccccctttggagactgggccacagggcagtataccaacatgataacgaccccaaacacacctccaagacgaccactgccttggtgatggactggccaaacatgtctccagacctaaaccctattgagcatctgtggggcatccttaaacggaaggtgggggagcacaagggctctaacatccaccagctctgtgatgtcatcatggaggagtggaagaggactccagtggcaacctgtgcagctctggtgaactccatgcccaagagggtttagggagtgctggaaaataatggtggccacacaaagtattgacactttgggcccaatttggacatttccacttaggggtgtactcacttttgttgccaacagtttagaaaTTAATGGCTGTAtcttgagttattttgagggaacagcaaatttacactgttatacaggctgtctTTTTGACTGAAACAAAGAAACCAAACCAGTCAACAAATGGTTTGATTTCAAAagtaaattacattttattgattAAACAAATTACATTGGTTTCAAATGTAAACCTACATTTTATTGATCaaagttatttaatttcatCGGAACTACAAACTTAAAACTGAAATGCAAACTGTTAAATTTGGCAGAACAGTTGCATTATCACCAACTCTTcctatgaatgaatgaataaatgaatggcgACTGTCCAATGGCCGTATACAAACAACAGTGACATCTGCTGTCCGGGATCGGTACTGTTCTGTTTAACAGCGCGACACGTATGTTTTAAAACTGCGTATAGCCAACAGTTGATTATTAAGTTTAAAGTAAGTCTGTATATATGTTAGAAATCTAcctaaaataaatgtattttaatgtatttttcgGATATCCTTCACCAAAATTTAAATCTCTATGTGATGTGAGACGTAATAGTTAACAGTTAAGTGATCTGATTGGCTATAGTTTCTGTCATTGTTAAGAGTTTTGATTTGCTGAAAGTGTCttgatttttttcccacctTGATAGTGGCATATGATTGTCTAGTCACCATATGATCTATTACTGATAGGATGTGGCCTATAGTATATAATGTACCAGTGCTTGTTCTATTATTTTATCCTTCAGACGTTCTTCAAGATCAATATCTTGAAGAACGTCTGAAGGATAAAATTGCATCTaaatgaaagagaaatgaatgtGGAGCTAAAGTgtgcagcac
The nucleotide sequence above comes from Hemibagrus wyckioides isolate EC202008001 linkage group LG01, SWU_Hwy_1.0, whole genome shotgun sequence. Encoded proteins:
- the LOC131352515 gene encoding C-C chemokine receptor type 5-like; translation: MAVYPNTTTEDYSSYIALNSSDVCQTCNKNNTAEDYSYYYDQNTREVYQLCNNSNVMAFGRVFLPILYSIVFIMGFIGNSLLLCVLVKYHNSFNMSDVCLFNLALSDLLFLLSLPFWAHYAAITQWVFGSFMCHAVTALYMLGFYGSIFIMTLMTIDYYAVIVHTYTSLFSKHRDVRVSIALVLFMWTLSLGASLPIIIFSKVNNSTETNVWTCRVEYPEGTLWRSFSYIELNILGFIIPLSLMVLSYSRIIPILIAMKSHQKHYTVRLMLVLVSVFFLFWTPYNIVIFLKFLHQLGYMNTCQWNQDLNMAMQWVETIAFTHCCINPIIYAFVGQRFRNLFLKILKEWFPLCFGQCPTSVNQLSETGNFSRSSISSTKIV